In a single window of the Acinetobacter sp. CS-2 genome:
- a CDS encoding SIMPL domain-containing protein (The SIMPL domain is named for its presence in mouse protein SIMPL (signalling molecule that associates with mouse pelle-like kinase). Bacterial member BP26, from Brucella, was shown to assemble into a channel-like structure, while YggE from E. coli has been associated with resistance to oxidative stress.), whose amino-acid sequence MRYLTLSSLVLTSLLSTATFAQPTEQLNYNLVNVQAEATRQISNDEMYAVLYIERSKKQPAELSALITQLMNQAIAASKKYPQVKVETGTQSTYPVYDNDSQKLKEWRGRAEIRLKSTDFKAVSQLISELQQNFQTQSINFTVSDAQRKKVENELMVEASKNFQQRAQMLTSAWNKSGYQLVNLNLNTNNYYPQPVMMRANMAKFAGAEAADAQNVEAGESKITVNANGSIQFK is encoded by the coding sequence ATGCGATATTTAACTCTCTCTTCTCTGGTACTTACTAGCCTACTTTCAACAGCTACCTTTGCGCAGCCAACAGAGCAGCTGAATTATAATTTAGTCAATGTCCAGGCTGAAGCCACTCGCCAGATTTCCAATGATGAAATGTATGCGGTTTTATATATTGAAAGAAGCAAGAAGCAGCCAGCTGAACTTTCAGCCCTCATTACACAACTCATGAACCAGGCCATAGCAGCGTCGAAAAAATACCCGCAAGTGAAAGTTGAAACGGGTACACAGAGCACTTATCCGGTGTATGACAATGACAGCCAGAAATTGAAAGAATGGCGTGGCCGAGCTGAAATTCGCCTAAAAAGTACCGATTTTAAAGCCGTCAGCCAGTTAATCAGCGAATTACAACAAAACTTCCAAACCCAGTCGATCAACTTTACCGTTTCCGATGCACAACGTAAAAAAGTGGAAAATGAATTGATGGTGGAAGCATCGAAAAACTTTCAGCAACGCGCACAAATGTTGACTTCGGCATGGAATAAATCAGGCTATCAATTGGTTAACCTCAACCTGAATACCAATAACTATTACCCTCAACCGGTAATGATGCGTGCCAATATGGCGAAATTTGCAGGTGCTGAGGCCGCTGATGCACAAAATGTTGAGGCCGGTGAATCAAAAATTACCGTTAATGCCAATGGTTCAATTCAGTTTAAATAA
- a CDS encoding diaminobutyrate--2-oxoglutarate transaminase, giving the protein MSVSSVNPATKSTNEYYLTRQSQMESNVRSYPRKLPLAIAKALGCWVTDVEGTEYLDCLAGAGTLALGHNHPAVIQSIQDTLASGLPLHTLDLTTPLKDAFTEALLEQLPGGKEEYCLQFCGPSGADGTEAAIKLAKTYTGRSSVISFSGGYHGMTHGSLAMTGNLSAKNAVNGLMPGVQFMPYPHEYRCPLGIGGEAGVDALTYYFENFIEDVESGVTKPAAVILEAIQGEGGVVTAPVKWLKKIREVTEKHNIVLILDEVQAGFGRSGKMFAFEHAGIEPDVVVMSKAVGGSLPLAVLGIKRKFDAWQPAGHTGTFRGNQLAMGTGLATIKTIKEQNLAQNAQERGDFLQAELKKLAVEFPCLGNVRGRGLMIGIEIVDERQKADHMGSFPGDSQLAAAIQAACFDNKLLLEKGGRNGTVIRLLCPLIITQEECVEVIARFKKAIAEALVAVRGA; this is encoded by the coding sequence ATGAGCGTTTCTTCTGTAAATCCTGCCACTAAGTCTACTAACGAATACTATTTGACTCGCCAAAGCCAGATGGAATCCAATGTTCGTAGCTATCCACGTAAATTGCCGTTAGCGATAGCAAAAGCCTTAGGTTGTTGGGTTACTGATGTTGAAGGTACAGAGTACCTCGATTGTTTAGCTGGGGCAGGAACATTGGCTTTAGGCCATAATCATCCTGCGGTAATTCAAAGTATCCAAGATACGCTTGCAAGCGGTCTTCCATTACATACTTTAGATTTAACGACACCTTTAAAAGATGCATTTACTGAAGCATTACTCGAACAACTCCCTGGTGGGAAGGAAGAGTATTGCCTACAGTTCTGTGGTCCGTCTGGTGCAGACGGTACAGAAGCAGCAATTAAATTAGCAAAAACTTATACCGGTCGTAGCTCAGTGATCAGCTTCTCAGGTGGCTATCACGGTATGACACACGGTTCTTTGGCAATGACAGGTAACCTGTCTGCGAAGAATGCAGTCAATGGCTTGATGCCAGGCGTACAGTTTATGCCATATCCGCATGAATACCGTTGCCCATTAGGCATTGGCGGTGAAGCGGGTGTTGATGCCTTGACTTATTATTTCGAAAACTTCATTGAAGATGTAGAAAGCGGTGTAACCAAGCCAGCAGCTGTGATTCTTGAAGCGATTCAAGGTGAAGGCGGTGTGGTGACTGCACCGGTTAAATGGTTGAAGAAAATCCGTGAAGTGACTGAAAAACACAATATCGTGTTGATTCTTGATGAAGTTCAAGCAGGCTTTGGACGTTCAGGCAAAATGTTTGCCTTTGAACATGCGGGTATTGAACCTGACGTAGTGGTGATGTCTAAAGCTGTAGGTGGTAGCTTGCCACTTGCAGTACTGGGTATTAAACGCAAGTTTGATGCTTGGCAGCCAGCAGGTCACACCGGTACTTTCCGTGGTAACCAGTTGGCGATGGGTACAGGTCTTGCGACTATCAAAACCATCAAAGAACAAAATCTTGCACAAAATGCGCAAGAACGTGGCGATTTCTTACAAGCTGAATTGAAAAAATTAGCAGTGGAATTCCCATGTCTCGGTAACGTACGTGGCCGTGGTTTGATGATCGGTATTGAAATCGTTGACGAACGCCAAAAAGCAGATCATATGGGTTCATTCCCTGGTGATTCTCAATTGGCTGCTGCAATCCAGGCTGCATGTTTCGATAACAAACTGTTGTTAGAAAAAGGTGGTCGTAACGGTACTGTGATTCGTTTACTTTGCCCGCTTATCATCACCCAAGAGGAATGTGTTGAAGTGATTGCCCGCTTTAAGAAAGCAATTGCTGAAGCGCTTGTTGCTGTTCGAGGTGCATAA